A window from Candidatus Alcyoniella australis encodes these proteins:
- a CDS encoding tetratricopeptide repeat protein, whose amino-acid sequence MPPQPVERTDSARITVAALIACVAGFGLALFKITSYDVWWHLALGRRIAVQGIIGGPDPFSYTFSERIYPHSDWLFDLLLYLCHSALGVAGLPMVKALLFGLLAAAIVLWSVRRGLSAGTALWVALLCLTLMRYRLFLRPHLASILLFAALLWLLEASRARPRLLLGLPPLLLLWSNLHDGVIFGLILGGLYLAAALLRPVLKSGADTHNPWKLGAALILGLGLTLVNPAPGSYLVHALSSAAPNVGPFPESGPLVARGHYLLLFAMALSTALLSWRLSRQSLLPLLLLLPFAALSIKHGRLGPYFALVLPVAFVSLLSAGDFPNNRRARHALWALGWTALIVLGGLDICAGRALFPRGTGIAQRRVPVAATRFVFDQLPLDGLRLYNSYEFGGYLDWELPQNAKVFWDGRTRFNLDFVYQALSEDPAQLFSRLRPDAALVALPRGQRGSWFALDEYFLDNPQWTPVFFDDTAIVLAPSDGPLARRLGYRALQPHVNGLEYLALALRNPGVLELVRSEIDRAVSGSEDNSVAVLLAARLLRIEQRPDAALELAEQQARDNPDFYEVQNLLATMLFERGEHRRALEHFRRAVRLAPESAAARNNLGVALQGLGRVDAARRAFEQALKIDPQNPDALYNLARINQP is encoded by the coding sequence ATGCCGCCACAGCCCGTCGAGAGGACCGATTCCGCCCGCATCACGGTCGCGGCACTGATCGCGTGCGTTGCGGGGTTCGGCCTGGCGCTGTTCAAGATCACCAGCTACGACGTCTGGTGGCACCTGGCCCTGGGCCGCCGCATCGCCGTGCAGGGGATCATCGGCGGGCCCGACCCGTTCTCCTACACCTTCAGCGAGCGGATCTATCCGCACTCGGACTGGCTGTTCGACCTGTTGCTCTATCTATGCCACTCGGCCCTGGGCGTCGCGGGACTGCCGATGGTCAAGGCGCTGCTGTTCGGGCTGCTGGCCGCGGCCATCGTGCTCTGGAGCGTGCGGCGCGGCCTGTCCGCGGGGACTGCGTTGTGGGTCGCGCTGCTGTGCCTGACGCTGATGCGCTACCGGCTGTTCCTGCGGCCGCATTTGGCATCGATCCTTCTGTTCGCCGCGCTGCTGTGGCTGCTCGAGGCCTCGCGCGCGCGGCCGCGGCTGTTGCTGGGTCTGCCGCCGCTGCTGCTGCTGTGGTCCAACCTGCACGACGGCGTGATCTTCGGCCTAATCCTCGGCGGGCTCTACCTCGCCGCGGCGTTGCTGCGGCCCGTGCTGAAAAGCGGGGCTGATACGCACAATCCGTGGAAGCTGGGGGCGGCCCTGATCCTGGGCTTGGGCCTGACCCTGGTCAATCCCGCTCCGGGCAGCTACCTGGTCCACGCGCTGAGCTCGGCCGCGCCCAACGTCGGGCCGTTCCCCGAGTCCGGGCCGCTGGTGGCCCGCGGCCACTACCTGCTGCTGTTCGCCATGGCCCTGAGCACCGCGCTGCTCTCCTGGCGGCTAAGCCGCCAATCGCTGCTGCCGCTGCTGCTGTTGCTCCCCTTCGCCGCCTTGAGCATCAAGCACGGCCGCCTCGGCCCGTACTTCGCCCTGGTGCTTCCCGTGGCCTTTGTCAGCCTGCTGTCTGCCGGAGATTTCCCCAACAACCGGCGCGCGCGCCATGCGCTGTGGGCGTTGGGGTGGACGGCCCTGATCGTCCTGGGCGGGCTGGACATCTGCGCCGGCCGCGCGCTGTTCCCCCGGGGCACCGGGATCGCCCAACGCCGCGTGCCCGTGGCGGCCACGCGCTTCGTGTTCGATCAGTTGCCCCTCGACGGGCTGCGGCTCTACAACTCCTACGAATTCGGCGGCTACCTCGACTGGGAGCTGCCGCAGAACGCCAAAGTCTTTTGGGACGGCCGCACGCGCTTCAACCTCGACTTCGTCTACCAGGCGCTGTCCGAGGACCCGGCGCAGCTCTTTTCGCGGCTGCGGCCCGACGCCGCCCTGGTGGCGCTGCCGCGCGGTCAACGCGGATCGTGGTTCGCCCTTGACGAGTATTTCCTGGACAACCCGCAATGGACGCCGGTGTTCTTCGACGACACGGCGATCGTGCTCGCGCCCAGCGACGGCCCGCTGGCCCGGCGCCTGGGCTACCGGGCGCTGCAGCCCCACGTCAACGGCCTGGAATACCTGGCCTTGGCGCTACGCAACCCCGGCGTGCTCGAGCTGGTGCGGTCCGAGATCGATCGCGCCGTATCCGGCTCGGAGGACAACTCCGTCGCCGTGCTGCTCGCGGCGCGGCTGCTGCGCATCGAGCAACGGCCCGACGCGGCCCTCGAGCTGGCCGAGCAGCAGGCGCGCGACAACCCTGACTTCTACGAGGTCCAGAACCTGCTGGCTACGATGCTCTTTGAACGCGGAGAGCATCGGCGGGCGCTGGAGCATTTCCGCCGCGCCGTGCGGCTGGCGCCGGAGTCGGCCGCAGCGCGCAACAACCTGGGCGTGGCGCTGCAGGGCCTCGGCCGGGTCGACGCGGCGCGCCGCGCATTCGAGCAGGCGCTGAAGATCGACCCACAGAATCCCGACGCGCTGTACAATCTGGCCCGGATCAACCAGCCCTAA
- a CDS encoding prolipoprotein diacylglyceryl transferase, with the protein MFWEIDPVAFYILDHPIRYYSLLASSFWITLVVSWAWQTKRGGYPPSAQYNLLPWAFGTGVVLARASEVFFYRFDEFLAHPLMFFQVWKGGLSSHGVAVAFILVAVFYGRHYKMGVLESFDRLSFSGPCLVVLIRLGNFFNSEIVGRVTDAPWGVRFVNFDGGALARHPVVLYEALLGALCLIVLLLLDRRIKENRPNGLLFGVATTIYFGGRLLLEFTKEYQVFDAGSVLTIGQLLSAPFFMLGIAMLYLALSGHTGRPRPAAQTRKLFAKIETKQRGRSRGK; encoded by the coding sequence ATGTTCTGGGAAATCGATCCCGTAGCGTTTTACATCCTCGATCACCCGATCCGCTATTACAGCCTGCTGGCCAGCAGCTTCTGGATCACTCTGGTGGTTAGCTGGGCCTGGCAGACCAAACGCGGAGGCTACCCGCCCTCCGCGCAGTACAATTTGCTGCCCTGGGCCTTTGGCACGGGCGTGGTGCTGGCGCGGGCCTCAGAGGTTTTCTTTTACCGCTTTGACGAGTTCCTCGCGCACCCGCTGATGTTCTTCCAGGTCTGGAAGGGCGGGCTCTCGAGTCACGGGGTGGCCGTGGCCTTCATACTGGTAGCGGTGTTCTACGGCCGCCATTACAAGATGGGCGTGCTCGAATCGTTCGACCGGCTGTCGTTCTCCGGGCCGTGCCTGGTGGTGCTGATCCGGCTGGGCAACTTCTTCAACTCCGAGATCGTCGGCCGCGTGACCGACGCGCCCTGGGGTGTACGCTTCGTGAACTTCGACGGCGGAGCGCTGGCGCGCCATCCGGTGGTGCTCTACGAGGCGCTGCTGGGTGCACTGTGCCTGATTGTACTGCTGCTGCTCGACCGCCGGATCAAGGAGAACCGTCCCAACGGGCTGTTATTCGGCGTCGCCACGACGATCTATTTCGGCGGACGGCTGCTGCTGGAGTTCACCAAGGAGTATCAGGTGTTCGATGCGGGAAGCGTGTTGACCATCGGCCAGCTGCTCTCGGCGCCGTTTTTCATGCTCGGCATCGCAATGCTCTACCTAGCGCTCTCGGGTCACACCGGCAGGCCGCGCCCAGCCGCGCAAACCCGCAAGCTGTTTGCCAAGATCGAGACCAAGCAACGCGGGAGATCACGGGGCAAATAG
- the tatC gene encoding twin-arginine translocase subunit TatC, whose translation MKNDNGPEPDRTRPAPPSEPVPHGDESDPSLDEQDGAGARMPVIDHLTELRTRLLYSVLAFLGAFIGLYYPLRTKVLVFLLQPYLDAYNSLILWGEEKTRSFQEVTTALSPQEVLFTDMKAIALVALIVSSPVIFYQVWLFVRPALKRAELRFTFPFVIASTIFFMAGTAFCYKVILNISSAFLILYAAPVTAVRVSIASYFSFALRLELAFGLAFELPVAIFILARMGLVNAKFLWSKFRWAILVIALCSAVLTPPDIVSQTLLGIPLIGLYVLSIGVAHVFGKSRPAAAKDDDEEDEPPEDEPAG comes from the coding sequence GTGAAGAACGACAACGGACCCGAGCCCGATCGGACCCGGCCGGCGCCTCCCTCCGAGCCCGTGCCGCACGGCGACGAGAGCGACCCGAGCCTGGATGAGCAGGACGGCGCAGGCGCCCGGATGCCGGTGATCGATCACCTGACCGAGCTGCGCACCCGGCTGCTGTACTCGGTGCTCGCCTTCCTCGGGGCGTTCATCGGCTTGTACTATCCGCTGCGCACCAAGGTGCTGGTCTTTCTGCTCCAGCCGTATTTGGACGCCTACAACAGCCTGATCCTCTGGGGCGAAGAAAAGACCCGTAGCTTCCAGGAGGTGACCACCGCACTCTCACCCCAGGAGGTGCTGTTCACCGACATGAAGGCGATCGCCCTGGTGGCGCTGATCGTCTCCAGCCCGGTGATCTTCTATCAGGTCTGGCTCTTCGTCCGCCCGGCGCTGAAACGCGCCGAGCTGCGCTTTACCTTTCCGTTTGTAATCGCCTCGACCATCTTCTTCATGGCGGGCACGGCGTTTTGCTACAAGGTGATCCTCAACATCTCCTCGGCGTTCCTGATCCTCTACGCCGCGCCGGTGACCGCGGTGCGGGTAAGCATCGCCTCATATTTCAGCTTTGCCCTGCGGCTCGAACTGGCGTTCGGCCTGGCCTTCGAGCTGCCGGTGGCGATTTTTATTCTGGCGCGGATGGGCCTGGTCAACGCCAAGTTCCTCTGGAGCAAGTTCCGTTGGGCGATCCTGGTGATCGCCTTGTGCTCGGCGGTCCTTACGCCGCCGGACATCGTCAGCCAGACGCTGCTGGGTATCCCGCTGATCGGCCTGTACGTGCTTTCGATCGGCGTGGCCCACGTCTTCGGCAAGTCCAGGCCGGCCGCGGCGAAAGATGACGACGAAGAGGACGAACCGCCGGAGGACGAACCGGCGGGCTGA
- a CDS encoding glycosyltransferase family 39 protein: MIRQAGARQQLLAGAAIFAALVAWIVLADVHSLNQDEGYYTRAALSVLEGDPLLSNTDLDKPPLLFWLMAPGIALLGHNELGVRLVGVLACLGILLLCGRIARRLAQLSGLDPRAARNAALWLCAASPYLLLLGPLGMTDAPAALLSLLAIDAALSRKSRMVGVWVGLAWAVRQLGLLGAVVPALMIFTLHLQAGDRGRRLLQELWRELRAFLIGFAIPVLPLMLWSGLAAREPFVWIFGEIFNKSGMAAPAADPLAKLGHWLEVATGFAPSAGLSLLGLAALIVLPAALRSPQQRTLRGLLWAMAAAAALFLALFTLWGFPRYPRYLFPLLPLCIWGLALSWSLLIHRLREGLRPIASTLLALSCVLSLIASTQRMAQPYPRDDLPALARMIRHEARLRPSAVISRDLNRQLLFYLHNVEIKRGQWHDDPADRIPSLLSKYEARRVLMLLQRQEGELENPARLADYAGKLRIMRLVATGPRDTIRIYEIIPAKQPRRTPEGLALYDARADTISPISAADLEQWVESALSRGLTAQGVAVNATVAIDDSGVQTVALSELTVQAQSIELDHARFSDLRLHYSDARALTGPLVSFGSLRLQDVGQADGSMLIRIVDLEHEIARKNRNMSVVRVQTAGERLTIGGQTPALGRTFKFEVSGILRAEHGRLYFDLISARLNGIQAPEWLLGQVASRINPVIKSSIPRLGLEINSAQVCPEGVRLSLGPRR, translated from the coding sequence ATGATCCGGCAAGCCGGAGCCCGGCAACAGCTCCTGGCCGGCGCAGCGATCTTCGCCGCGCTGGTTGCCTGGATCGTATTGGCCGACGTCCATAGTCTCAATCAAGACGAGGGCTACTACACTCGCGCCGCGCTCAGCGTACTTGAGGGCGACCCGCTGCTCTCGAACACCGACCTTGATAAGCCGCCGCTGCTATTCTGGCTGATGGCCCCGGGGATCGCGTTGCTGGGGCACAACGAGCTGGGAGTGCGGTTGGTCGGCGTGCTGGCCTGCCTGGGGATACTGCTGCTGTGTGGCCGCATCGCCCGCCGCCTGGCCCAGCTATCGGGCCTGGACCCGCGAGCCGCGCGCAACGCGGCGCTGTGGCTTTGCGCGGCATCGCCCTACCTGCTGTTGCTCGGACCGCTGGGCATGACCGACGCACCGGCCGCCCTGCTCTCGCTGTTGGCGATCGACGCGGCCCTGAGCCGCAAGTCGCGGATGGTCGGCGTGTGGGTCGGGCTGGCCTGGGCCGTGAGGCAGCTTGGGTTGCTGGGGGCGGTGGTGCCCGCGCTGATGATTTTTACGCTGCACCTGCAAGCGGGCGATCGCGGCAGGCGGTTGTTGCAGGAGTTGTGGCGCGAGCTGCGCGCGTTCCTGATCGGGTTCGCCATACCCGTACTGCCGCTGATGCTCTGGTCGGGCCTAGCCGCTCGCGAGCCGTTCGTCTGGATCTTCGGCGAGATATTCAACAAGTCCGGGATGGCGGCCCCGGCGGCTGATCCGCTGGCCAAGCTCGGCCACTGGCTCGAGGTAGCCACGGGGTTCGCGCCCTCGGCGGGCCTGTCGCTGCTGGGCCTCGCGGCGCTGATCGTCTTGCCCGCAGCGCTGCGCTCGCCGCAGCAACGCACCCTGCGTGGGCTGCTGTGGGCAATGGCCGCAGCCGCCGCATTGTTCCTGGCGCTGTTCACGCTCTGGGGATTCCCACGCTACCCGCGCTACCTGTTTCCCCTGCTGCCGCTGTGCATCTGGGGCCTGGCCCTGAGTTGGTCGCTGTTGATCCACAGGCTACGTGAGGGATTGCGGCCGATCGCCTCGACCCTGCTGGCCCTGTCCTGCGTTCTGAGCTTGATTGCCTCGACCCAGCGCATGGCGCAGCCCTATCCGCGCGACGACCTGCCCGCCCTGGCGCGGATGATCCGACACGAGGCCCGGCTGCGACCCAGCGCCGTGATCTCGCGCGATCTGAATCGGCAGCTGCTGTTCTATTTGCACAACGTCGAAATCAAACGCGGCCAGTGGCACGATGATCCGGCCGACCGCATTCCGAGCCTGCTTAGCAAGTACGAGGCGCGACGGGTGCTGATGCTGCTCCAACGCCAGGAGGGCGAGCTCGAAAATCCGGCACGCTTGGCTGACTACGCCGGAAAGCTGCGCATCATGCGGCTCGTTGCAACCGGACCGCGCGACACGATTCGCATCTACGAAATCATCCCGGCCAAACAGCCGCGCCGCACGCCCGAGGGCTTGGCGCTGTACGACGCGAGAGCAGACACCATCAGCCCGATCAGCGCCGCGGATCTGGAACAGTGGGTCGAGTCGGCGCTGAGCCGCGGATTGACGGCCCAGGGGGTCGCGGTAAACGCGACTGTCGCAATCGATGACAGCGGCGTGCAAACGGTTGCGCTAAGCGAGCTGACCGTCCAGGCCCAGTCGATCGAGCTGGACCACGCGCGATTTAGCGATCTGCGGCTGCACTACAGCGACGCGCGCGCCCTGACCGGCCCGCTGGTCTCGTTCGGATCGTTGCGGCTGCAGGACGTGGGCCAGGCCGACGGCTCGATGCTGATCCGCATCGTTGATCTTGAGCACGAGATCGCGCGCAAGAACCGCAATATGTCCGTCGTGCGCGTACAGACCGCGGGCGAGCGGCTGACGATCGGCGGCCAAACGCCTGCCCTGGGACGCACCTTTAAATTCGAGGTCAGCGGAATCCTGCGCGCCGAGCACGGTAGGCTCTACTTCGACCTGATCTCTGCGCGCCTGAACGGAATCCAGGCTCCGGAATGGCTGCTGGGCCAGGTCGCCTCGCGCATCAACCCGGTAATTAAGAGCAGTATCCCGAGGCTCGGGCTCGAGATCAACAGCGCGCAGGTCTGTCCCGAGGGCGTGCGGCTGTCGCTCGGCCCGCGCCGATGA